A DNA window from Rhodopirellula islandica contains the following coding sequences:
- a CDS encoding membrane protein translates to MTSSRETPKQNVPASWLLWPPTVIAVLVAVRHLLLDPNGHIEWFGRDDVYAVSMFAALPMGFAGAIRVAKKSRSSAIVLGACLLAGCLCLAAMSHGISIPENLLAITIARALQSCLTAFAVANLCVGIASLQSPDHPPSNVVGAGQGGQHFLPTWAWLLFGTATIAIPATYTHSAAESLEKKLQESLSSHRVALAWEQCSQLRRLDPGATTADSDLAALEGNLHEQKVQLESEVQQPMPRNISIALIGRRITSLVQLDRNHEALGWIRPMMSGRNFHPISLDFYGLCQQRLEQPAESMRGYERSLKHWERQPDSPGKRNAMISAYKGIAFAARQLGNRRLEEEAYQTLVQLAPTAENHFLLATSYKEHQKTSLAAENAQLAAQLDPLYAEQAQSMLSQLSRDHFSCFLVPR, encoded by the coding sequence ATGACGTCATCCCGTGAGACACCGAAGCAGAACGTCCCGGCAAGTTGGTTGCTTTGGCCGCCCACGGTGATTGCCGTCTTGGTGGCCGTTCGCCATCTGTTGCTGGACCCCAACGGGCACATCGAGTGGTTTGGGCGAGACGACGTCTACGCCGTTTCCATGTTCGCCGCATTGCCCATGGGATTTGCCGGAGCAATTCGGGTTGCCAAGAAATCGCGTTCATCCGCCATCGTGCTGGGCGCGTGTTTGCTGGCGGGATGCCTTTGCCTGGCCGCCATGAGTCATGGAATCTCAATTCCTGAAAACCTGCTCGCAATCACAATCGCTCGCGCACTGCAGTCTTGCCTCACCGCGTTCGCCGTCGCCAACCTTTGCGTTGGCATCGCGTCGCTCCAATCACCTGACCACCCCCCATCAAACGTCGTCGGGGCAGGGCAGGGTGGCCAGCATTTCTTGCCGACTTGGGCATGGCTCTTGTTCGGAACGGCAACCATTGCCATTCCCGCCACCTACACGCATTCAGCAGCGGAATCACTCGAGAAGAAGCTGCAAGAATCACTCAGCAGCCATCGCGTTGCCTTGGCTTGGGAACAGTGCTCGCAGCTTCGCCGACTCGATCCCGGTGCAACGACCGCGGATTCGGACCTGGCCGCGTTAGAAGGCAATCTCCACGAACAGAAAGTCCAACTGGAATCAGAAGTCCAACAGCCGATGCCTCGAAACATCTCCATCGCCTTGATCGGGAGAAGAATCACCAGTTTGGTTCAGCTCGATCGAAATCACGAGGCCCTCGGTTGGATTCGACCGATGATGTCCGGTCGCAATTTTCATCCGATTAGTCTCGATTTCTACGGGCTCTGCCAACAACGCTTGGAACAACCTGCCGAGAGCATGCGAGGTTACGAGCGTTCGTTGAAGCACTGGGAACGACAACCGGACAGCCCCGGCAAACGCAACGCGATGATCAGTGCTTACAAAGGCATCGCTTTCGCAGCGCGCCAATTGGGCAACCGGCGTTTAGAAGAAGAGGCCTATCAAACATTGGTGCAATTGGCCCCCACCGCCGAGAATCATTTCCTTCTGGCGACCAGTTACAAAGAACACCAAAAGACCTCGCTAGCCGCCGAGAACGCTCAGCTAGCCGCACAGCTGGACCCTCTGTATGCCGAGCAAGCCCAATCCATGCTGTCACAACTTTCGCGTGACCACTTCAGCTGTTTCTTAGTGCCTCGCTAA
- a CDS encoding MogA/MoaB family molybdenum cofactor biosynthesis protein: MNQPPPDSQCGCPDVDPAQAVRVAVITLSDTRGKTEDRSGDRIVSLLEEAGHSVAKRKILKDDSKPLAKLLGELAEDGSLDAIITTGGTGIAPRDMAVDVIESLLDVTLPGFGEHFRAISIAEIGPKAMLSRATAGRMKSKVVFALPGSTGAVTTGMNQCVLPILRHAVSLASR; this comes from the coding sequence GTGAATCAACCCCCTCCAGATTCCCAGTGTGGTTGTCCAGACGTGGATCCCGCTCAAGCGGTTCGCGTCGCCGTGATCACGCTCAGTGACACGCGTGGCAAAACAGAAGATCGCAGTGGCGACCGGATTGTCAGCTTGCTCGAGGAAGCCGGTCACTCCGTCGCGAAACGGAAGATTTTGAAGGATGATTCCAAACCGCTCGCGAAGCTGTTGGGGGAGCTTGCTGAAGACGGTTCGCTGGATGCGATCATCACGACGGGTGGGACTGGCATCGCGCCGCGAGACATGGCGGTCGACGTGATTGAGTCCCTGTTGGATGTGACGTTGCCCGGTTTTGGGGAGCATTTTCGAGCCATCTCGATCGCCGAGATCGGCCCCAAGGCGATGCTCAGTCGCGCCACCGCGGGGCGGATGAAGTCCAAGGTGGTGTTCGCGTTGCCAGGGTCCACGGGGGCGGTCACGACGGGCATGAACCAGTGCGTGCTGCCGATTCTCAGGCATGCGGTGTCGCTCGCATCGCGCTGA
- a CDS encoding cation:proton antiporter domain-containing protein: MDFFPNLHFDDPLFNMAVVLTAGVLGGELFALIRLPKVTGWIATGILLRQLRFPGLDTVLDPQALDRFGPYMNFVLGFIAFTVGASLYFGSLRNTGKRIGLLLLGEALITPTLVGSVMYFGGRWLDPSMSLPPAALFAAIAIAGAPGTTVLVIQEARARGILTRTLLAAIGLIDMVAVAAFVFISTFLADQSGWVHALESVGVQFAVTLAIGAACALLAIVLVQTVVSAAFLGPLMVAVVLGAWGAAASFGTSGGILACTFAGITLTNFRHDLVRSGEAYLNGIGGALFALFYTFAGMKLDFTQIPPVIGLVALYFLSRLVAKTISAYTAMSLSGATDNVRRYLGMSLLPHGGVAVGLIILVGSEQSGFSEEIKSMVTTVGLSALAINQLLGPSATRFALTQTGEARQDRPRLLDFLQENRIMVDLDGNKEEIFQKLTNLLYATTPMSTPQDKFLETVRSREASQTTCLGIGLMIPHAIIDEPGANDVKGVLGISKKGIKLNTPDGRLVHAVLLLATPESSRKRHLEILSAFATAITRDINIREQLYRSRSAAHAYEVLHADDLNDVNYFLEDAQQRAGLLEQSEEPAS; encoded by the coding sequence ATGGATTTTTTTCCGAACCTTCACTTCGACGACCCGCTTTTCAACATGGCGGTGGTGCTGACTGCCGGTGTGCTGGGGGGCGAGTTATTTGCTCTGATCCGGCTGCCCAAGGTGACCGGATGGATTGCCACCGGCATTCTGCTTCGTCAACTTCGGTTTCCTGGGTTGGACACCGTTTTGGATCCCCAGGCATTGGACCGGTTTGGTCCCTACATGAACTTCGTGTTGGGCTTCATTGCCTTCACGGTCGGTGCCTCGCTGTACTTTGGAAGCCTGCGAAACACGGGCAAGCGGATCGGGTTGTTGCTGCTGGGCGAAGCCTTGATCACGCCAACGTTGGTTGGCTCGGTGATGTACTTTGGCGGGAGGTGGCTGGACCCGTCGATGTCGCTGCCACCGGCGGCTTTGTTCGCGGCCATTGCCATTGCGGGGGCGCCGGGAACGACGGTGTTGGTGATTCAAGAGGCCCGCGCTCGAGGCATTTTGACTCGCACCTTGTTGGCGGCGATTGGTCTCATCGACATGGTCGCGGTCGCCGCCTTTGTGTTCATCTCCACGTTTCTGGCGGATCAATCGGGGTGGGTTCATGCGTTGGAAAGTGTCGGCGTGCAGTTTGCAGTGACGCTTGCGATCGGTGCTGCTTGCGCGTTGTTGGCAATTGTTTTGGTTCAGACGGTGGTCAGTGCTGCGTTTTTGGGCCCGTTGATGGTCGCGGTTGTGTTGGGGGCCTGGGGAGCGGCGGCGAGCTTTGGCACCTCGGGTGGAATCTTGGCATGCACGTTCGCCGGGATCACGCTGACCAATTTCCGGCATGATTTGGTTCGGTCGGGAGAAGCCTACTTGAATGGGATTGGAGGAGCCCTGTTTGCGCTCTTCTACACGTTTGCAGGGATGAAGTTAGACTTCACTCAGATCCCGCCGGTCATTGGTTTGGTTGCCCTGTATTTCCTGTCGCGGTTGGTGGCCAAGACCATCAGTGCCTACACGGCGATGAGTTTGTCCGGAGCGACCGACAACGTTCGCAGGTACCTTGGAATGTCGCTGTTGCCCCACGGCGGCGTGGCGGTTGGTTTGATCATCTTGGTTGGCAGCGAGCAGTCAGGGTTCTCCGAAGAAATCAAGTCGATGGTGACGACGGTCGGCCTGTCGGCTCTGGCGATCAACCAGTTGCTAGGGCCAAGTGCAACGCGGTTTGCCCTGACCCAAACTGGCGAAGCTCGCCAGGACCGTCCTCGATTGCTGGACTTCTTGCAGGAGAATCGGATCATGGTGGATCTGGACGGCAACAAGGAAGAGATCTTTCAGAAACTCACCAACCTGCTGTATGCCACCACGCCAATGAGCACACCACAGGACAAGTTTCTGGAGACCGTTCGTTCTCGGGAAGCATCTCAGACGACGTGCTTGGGGATCGGTTTGATGATCCCTCACGCGATCATCGATGAACCCGGTGCCAATGATGTCAAAGGCGTGCTGGGAATCAGCAAGAAGGGTATCAAGCTCAATACACCGGACGGACGCTTGGTTCACGCGGTGTTGTTGTTGGCCACGCCTGAGTCGAGCCGCAAGCGTCACTTGGAGATCCTTTCTGCCTTTGCGACCGCGATCACGCGAGACATCAACATTCGCGAGCAGTTGTATCGGTCTCGCAGTGCGGCTCACGCCTACGAAGTGCTTCACGCCGATGATCTCAATGATGTGAATTACTTTCTCGAAGACGCTCAACAACGAGCGGGTTTGTTGGAACAAAGTGAGGAACCAGCGTCGTGA